One region of Oryzias latipes chromosome 6, ASM223467v1 genomic DNA includes:
- the LOC105354240 gene encoding transcription factor Maf, with product MASELAMSNSDLPTSPLAMEYVNDFDLMKFEVKKEPVEPDRSINQCSRLVAGGSLSSTPMSTPCSSVPPSPSFSAPSPGSGSEQKAHLEDFYWMTGYQQQLNPEALGFSPEDAVEALISSSHQLQTFDGYARGQQFGGAAGAGGAMAGEEMGSAAAVVSAVIAAAAAQNGAPHHHHHHHHHHHSAAHHPSSGSQSGGGAGGNHQHLRLEERFSDEQLVTMSVRELNRQLRGVSKEEVIRLKQKRRTLKNRGYAQSCRYKRVQQRHVLEGEKTQLMQQVDHLKQEISRLARERDAYKEKYEKLISTGFRENGGSSSDNNPSSPEFFMTSRKFLHL from the exons ATGGCATCAGAGCTGGCAATGAGCAACTCCGACCTGCCCACCAGTCCCCTGGCCATGGAATATGTTAATGACTTCGATCTGATGAAGTTTGAAGTGAAAAAGGAGCCGGTGGAGCCCGATCGCAGCATCAACCAGTGCAGCCGCCTGGTCGCCGGGGGATCCCTATCTTCCACCCCGATGAGCACACCTTGCAGCTCGGTTCCCCCCTCTCCAAGCTTCTCGGCGCCCAGTCCGGGATCAGGGAGCGAACAGAAGGCGCacttggaggatttctactggaTGACCGGGTACCAACAGCAGTTGAACCCCGAAGCTCTGGGCTTTAGCCCGGAGGACGCCGTAGAGGCTCTGATCAGCAGCAGTCACCAACTCCAGACCTTCGATGGGTAtgccagagggcagcagttcgGCGGCGCAGCCGGGGCAGGGGGCGCCATGGCCGGGGAGGAGATGGGGTCGGCGGCCGCCGTGGTGTCCGCGGTTAtcgcagcagctgcagcccagAACGGAgctccccaccaccaccaccaccaccaccatcaccaccactCAGCGGCACACCATCCCTCCTCCGGATCTCAGTCCGGCGGAGGCGCAGGGGGAAACCATCAGCACCTGCGCTTGGAGGAGCGCTTCTCGGACGAGCAGCTGGTGACCATGTCGGTGCGGGAATTGAACCGGCAGCTGCGGGGGGTCAGCAAAGAAGAAGTCATCCGCCTGAAACAGAAGAGGAGAACACTAAAGAACAGAGGCTATGCCCAGTCCTGTCGATATAAGCGGGTCCAGCAGCGGCACGTCCTGGAGGGAGAGAAGACGCAGCTCATGCAGCAGGTGGACCACCTCAAGCAGGAGATCTCCCGGCTGGCCAGGGAGAGGGACGCCTACAAGGAGAAATACGAGAAGCTAATCAGCACCGGCTTCAGAGAAAACGGAGGTTCCAGCAGCGACAACAACCCATCATCCCCGGAGTTTTTCAT GACATCAAGAAAATTCCTCCATCTGTGA